The Cervus canadensis isolate Bull #8, Minnesota chromosome 9, ASM1932006v1, whole genome shotgun sequence genome contains a region encoding:
- the LOC122447382 gene encoding DNA-directed RNA polymerases I and III subunit RPAC2, with product MEEDQELERKMSGVKTSMAEGERKTALEMVQAAGTDRHCVTFVLHEEDHTLGNSLRYMIMKNPEVEFCGYTTTHPSESKINLRIQTRGALPAVEPFQRGLTELMNVCQHVLDKFEASIKEYKDQKASRNEATF from the exons ATGGAAGAGGACCAGGAGCTGGAGAG AAAAATGTCTGGAGTGAAGACCTCAATGGCTGAAGGCGAGAGGAAGACAGCCCTGGAGATGGTCCAGGCGGCTGGGACAGATAGACACTGTGTGACATTTGTGTTGCACGAGGAGGACCATACCCTAGGAAATTCTCTCCGGTACATGATCATGAAGAACCCGGAAGTGGAATTCTGTGGTTACACTACAACCCATCCTTCAGAGAGCAAAATTAACTTGCGCATACAGACCCGAGGTGCCCTCCCCGCGGTCGAGCCCTTTCAGAGAGGCCTGACTGAGCTCATGAATGTCTGCCAGCATGTGCTTGACAAGTTCGAGGCCAGCATAAAGGAATATAAAGATCAAAAGGCCAGCAGAAACGAAGCCACATTCTAG